A DNA window from Streptomyces bacillaris contains the following coding sequences:
- a CDS encoding bifunctional metallophosphatase/5'-nucleotidase: MPATPQKKRASRRVLAAAAGLATVGALVAAMPAGAHDRGQGQGHGHGHGHGHKPRTVDVQLLSFNDLHGNLEPPAGSAGNVTKTHPDGTVEAIPAGGVEYLATSLRTARKGNPYSVTAAAGDMVGASPLLSGLFHDEPTIEALNKLKLDVSAVGNHEFDEGAKELARLQNGGCHPVEGCYEKGKKFKGADFPYLAANVTKEKTGKPLLKPYTIWKKNGVKIGFIGVTLEGTPDIVTAEGVKGLKFHDEIKTINKYAKELDRKGVKSIVALIHEGGAPASTSYNYDCDSPGAGDGISGPIVDIAKGITPKVDALVTGHTHQAYVCTVPDPAGKPRMVTSASSFGKLYTDTTLTYDLRTKDIVRTSVKSANHVVSRDQPKATDMTRLIERWNRLAAPIANAPQGYISADINGRGSTAPEKPLGNVIADAQLEGLAPADKGGAQVAFMNPGGIRADLVYKASGSEGDGVVTYGEAFTVQPFTNMMNVVDLTGAQLVTALQQQVSGPNEAAPKILQVSKGLTYTLDLTKSGAARVVTDTIKLNGEAIDPARTYRVAMNEFLAGGGDGFPAFAQGTNKLVGASDLDLFNAYLAAHSSATSPLAPPATDRITVIQ; this comes from the coding sequence ATGCCAGCGACTCCGCAGAAGAAACGTGCCTCCCGGCGGGTGCTCGCCGCCGCGGCCGGGCTGGCCACCGTGGGCGCTCTCGTCGCCGCGATGCCGGCCGGCGCCCACGACCGGGGCCAGGGGCAGGGGCACGGTCATGGCCACGGACACGGCCACAAGCCCCGTACCGTCGATGTGCAGTTGCTGTCCTTCAACGACCTGCACGGCAACCTGGAGCCCCCGGCCGGTTCGGCGGGCAACGTCACCAAGACGCACCCGGACGGCACGGTGGAGGCGATCCCCGCCGGCGGTGTCGAGTACCTGGCCACCTCGCTGCGCACCGCGCGCAAGGGCAACCCGTACTCCGTCACGGCCGCCGCCGGTGACATGGTCGGCGCGAGCCCGCTGCTGTCGGGCCTCTTCCACGACGAGCCGACGATCGAGGCGCTGAACAAGCTGAAGCTCGACGTCTCGGCGGTCGGCAACCACGAGTTCGACGAGGGTGCGAAGGAGCTGGCCCGCCTCCAGAACGGCGGCTGCCACCCGGTCGAGGGCTGTTACGAGAAGGGCAAGAAGTTCAAGGGCGCGGACTTCCCCTACCTGGCGGCTAACGTCACCAAGGAGAAGACCGGCAAGCCGCTGCTGAAGCCGTACACGATCTGGAAGAAGAACGGCGTCAAGATCGGCTTCATCGGGGTGACCCTGGAGGGCACGCCGGACATCGTCACCGCCGAGGGCGTCAAGGGCCTCAAGTTCCACGACGAGATCAAGACGATCAACAAGTACGCCAAGGAGCTGGACCGCAAGGGCGTCAAGTCCATCGTGGCCCTGATCCACGAGGGCGGGGCCCCGGCCTCCACCTCGTACAACTACGACTGCGACAGCCCCGGCGCGGGCGACGGCATCTCCGGCCCGATCGTCGACATCGCCAAGGGCATCACGCCCAAGGTGGACGCCCTGGTCACGGGCCACACACACCAGGCGTACGTCTGCACGGTCCCGGACCCGGCGGGCAAGCCGCGCATGGTCACCTCGGCCTCGTCGTTCGGCAAGCTCTACACGGACACCACGCTCACCTACGACCTCCGTACGAAGGACATCGTCCGTACGTCGGTGAAGTCCGCGAACCACGTCGTGAGCCGGGACCAGCCCAAGGCCACCGACATGACCCGCCTCATCGAGCGCTGGAACCGCCTCGCGGCCCCGATCGCCAACGCGCCGCAGGGCTACATCAGCGCCGACATCAACGGCCGCGGCTCCACGGCCCCCGAGAAGCCGCTCGGCAACGTCATCGCCGACGCCCAGCTCGAAGGGCTCGCCCCGGCCGACAAGGGCGGTGCGCAGGTCGCGTTCATGAACCCGGGCGGCATCCGCGCGGACCTGGTGTACAAGGCGTCCGGCAGTGAGGGCGACGGGGTCGTCACGTACGGCGAGGCGTTCACCGTGCAGCCGTTCACCAACATGATGAACGTCGTCGACCTGACCGGCGCCCAGCTGGTCACCGCGCTCCAGCAGCAGGTCAGCGGGCCCAACGAGGCCGCCCCGAAGATCCTCCAGGTCTCCAAGGGCCTCACCTACACCCTGGACCTGACGAAGAGCGGCGCGGCCCGCGTGGTCACCGACACCATCAAGCTGAACGGTGAGGCGATCGACCCGGCGCGCACCTACCGCGTCGCGATGAACGAGTTCCTCGCGGGCGGCGGCGACGGCTTCCCGGCCTTCGCCCAGGGCACGAACAAGCTGGTCGGCGCCTCCGACCTGGACCTGTTCAACGCCTACCTGGCGGCCCACTCCTCGGCCACGTCCCCGCTGGCCCCGCCGGCGACGGACCGGATCACGGTCATCCAGTAG
- a CDS encoding ABC transporter ATP-binding protein gives MTDAAIEACGLTMAYGRGGGARTALDGCSFRLPAGRVCALVGPNGAGKSTLLRLAAGLARPSAGSLTVLGSAEPAAVRGRIAYVPQDKPLYPQLTVADTLWAGGELNPARWDAGIARRIAAPLPPKARVRTLSGGQRTRLALALALGKRPELMLLDEPMADLDPLARHELMGVLMADTAEHGTTIVMSSHILTELEGACDFLLFVDGGRVRLGGEAEDIVSAHALVTGRTDRELAPHAVVESRTTGRQLTALVRKEGPVDETLWAVTEPSLEELLLAHLRSPEAPPLLTPSAAPGTTTGSLETAVPA, from the coding sequence ATGACAGACGCTGCGATCGAGGCATGCGGCCTCACCATGGCCTACGGGCGGGGAGGGGGCGCGCGCACCGCGCTGGACGGGTGCTCCTTCCGGCTCCCCGCCGGGCGGGTCTGCGCGCTCGTCGGTCCCAACGGGGCGGGTAAGTCGACCCTGTTGAGGCTGGCCGCCGGACTCGCCCGGCCGAGCGCCGGGTCCCTCACCGTCCTCGGCTCCGCCGAACCCGCCGCCGTACGCGGGCGAATAGCGTACGTACCCCAGGACAAGCCCCTGTACCCGCAGCTCACCGTGGCCGACACGCTGTGGGCGGGCGGCGAGCTGAACCCGGCGCGGTGGGACGCCGGCATCGCCCGGCGGATCGCCGCCCCGCTCCCGCCGAAGGCGCGGGTCCGGACGCTCTCCGGCGGGCAGCGGACCCGGCTCGCGCTGGCCCTCGCGCTGGGCAAGCGGCCCGAACTGATGCTGCTGGACGAGCCGATGGCCGACCTCGACCCGCTCGCCCGCCATGAGCTGATGGGCGTGCTGATGGCGGATACCGCCGAGCACGGCACCACCATCGTGATGTCCTCGCACATCCTCACCGAGCTGGAGGGCGCCTGCGACTTCCTGCTCTTCGTGGACGGCGGGCGCGTCCGGCTCGGCGGCGAGGCCGAGGACATCGTCTCCGCCCACGCCCTGGTCACCGGCCGGACCGACCGCGAACTGGCCCCGCACGCCGTCGTCGAGTCCCGTACGACGGGACGTCAGCTCACCGCTCTCGTACGGAAGGAGGGCCCCGTCGACGAGACCCTCTGGGCCGTCACGGAACCCTCCCTGGAGGAGTTGCTCCTCGCCCACCTCCGCTCCCCGGAGGCCCCGCCGCTGCTCACGCCGAGCGCGGCGCCGGGTACGACCACGGGGTCCCTTGAGACGGCGGTGCCCGCATGA
- a CDS encoding MarR family transcriptional regulator, whose product MATQHTSSALQPPALSPTYPMANPGYGKRVAPAQIPRTASDFALLPIRERYVAGFIDHLPEGASMSVKQLAKQLPLYGQQAISSALTALSVAGHLRRVRCPVGAGEETRWVFRTFWSRTARDNEWWTTFLAADTATETATTEAPSPTPTTPAPAAPAPTAVPQQRTPPPRPEAPLAPSTAETGPSPAYLALAHLGRADHRLALSADDCTALEPQATEWLARGVSVDYLTSALTAGLPAAIDSPVGFLRHRLTTKAPPQLPTEKTGSGTTAPAARSLLVECTECGTPGPPEALPDGLCRPCRETHSNGAVDPSPAPTEAPDIKARMANLRNLLRSV is encoded by the coding sequence GTGGCTACCCAGCACACTAGCTCTGCCCTGCAACCTCCCGCGCTTTCCCCCACGTACCCGATGGCGAACCCGGGCTACGGCAAGCGCGTGGCACCCGCCCAAATCCCGCGCACAGCATCAGACTTCGCCCTGCTTCCCATCCGCGAGCGGTACGTGGCCGGGTTCATCGACCACCTGCCCGAGGGCGCATCGATGAGCGTGAAGCAACTGGCCAAGCAACTCCCCCTCTACGGCCAGCAGGCCATCTCGTCAGCGCTCACGGCCCTGTCCGTGGCAGGCCACTTACGACGCGTCCGGTGCCCGGTCGGCGCGGGCGAGGAAACCCGCTGGGTCTTTCGCACCTTCTGGTCCCGCACGGCGAGGGATAACGAATGGTGGACCACCTTCCTGGCAGCAGACACGGCCACCGAAACGGCCACCACCGAGGCCCCCAGCCCCACACCGACCACCCCCGCACCGGCGGCACCAGCACCCACAGCCGTACCGCAGCAACGGACCCCGCCCCCAAGGCCCGAGGCCCCGCTCGCCCCCTCCACCGCCGAAACGGGTCCGTCCCCCGCCTACCTGGCCCTGGCCCACCTGGGCCGCGCGGACCACCGCCTGGCCCTCTCCGCAGACGACTGCACGGCCCTGGAACCCCAGGCAACGGAATGGCTGGCCCGAGGCGTGAGCGTGGATTACCTGACCAGCGCCCTCACCGCAGGCCTCCCGGCGGCCATCGACTCCCCGGTGGGCTTCCTCCGCCACCGCCTGACGACCAAGGCCCCACCCCAACTCCCCACAGAGAAAACCGGATCGGGCACCACCGCCCCCGCCGCCCGCAGCCTCCTCGTCGAATGCACGGAGTGCGGCACCCCGGGACCCCCCGAAGCCCTCCCCGACGGCCTCTGCCGCCCCTGCCGCGAAACCCACAGCAACGGGGCCGTGGACCCGTCACCCGCACCCACCGAGGCACCGGACATCAAGGCCCGCATGGCCAACCTCCGGAACCTCCTCAGAAGCGTCTGA
- a CDS encoding amidase, whose protein sequence is MDLTYAPAESLLSALRAGDVTSVELTDAAISRIERDDRAINAICVPDFDRARDAARAADRARARGEERPLLGIPVTVKESYDIAGLATTWGMPEHRDHVPPEDAVQVARLRAAGAVVLGKTNVPLGLQDVQSFNEVYGTTNNPWDHGRTPGGSSGGSAAALACGFGALSIGSDIAGSLRTPAHFCGVYAHKPTLGLAASRGMVPPTVPALPVDGDLAVVGPMARSARDLGLLLDAMAGPDPLTLGVAYGVTLPPARHERLRDFRVLVLDEHPLLPTGAAVRAGVERVAEALADGGARVERQSALLPDLAEAALLYMQLLASGSTVHFPVAAYEEVRAHAAGLGADDLSLDAARLRGMVLSHRDWLAANHLREVHRQGWRRLFAEFDAVVCPVSPTPAFPHDHYPDPLRRRLDIDGVAYPYFDQLVWAGLATMPGLPATAVPAGRSPEGLPVGVQLIGPMYEDRTPLKLAELLEQRIGGFRAPVR, encoded by the coding sequence ATGGACCTGACCTATGCGCCCGCCGAGAGTCTGCTCAGCGCCCTGCGCGCCGGTGACGTGACCTCGGTGGAACTGACCGATGCCGCCATCTCCCGTATCGAGCGGGACGACCGGGCGATCAACGCGATATGCGTGCCGGACTTCGACCGCGCCCGCGACGCCGCCCGCGCCGCCGACCGGGCGCGCGCCCGGGGCGAGGAGCGGCCGCTGCTGGGCATCCCCGTGACGGTCAAGGAGTCGTACGACATCGCCGGGCTCGCCACGACCTGGGGGATGCCCGAGCACCGCGACCACGTACCCCCCGAGGACGCGGTGCAGGTGGCGCGGCTCAGGGCGGCGGGTGCGGTGGTGCTGGGCAAGACCAACGTGCCGCTGGGGCTGCAGGACGTGCAGAGCTTCAACGAGGTGTACGGCACCACCAACAACCCCTGGGACCACGGCCGTACGCCCGGCGGTTCCTCCGGAGGGTCGGCGGCGGCGCTGGCGTGCGGGTTCGGGGCGCTGTCCATCGGGTCCGACATCGCCGGTTCGCTGCGCACCCCCGCCCACTTCTGCGGGGTCTACGCGCACAAGCCGACGCTCGGGCTGGCGGCGAGCCGGGGCATGGTGCCGCCGACCGTGCCCGCGCTGCCGGTCGACGGGGACCTGGCGGTTGTCGGCCCGATGGCGCGCTCGGCCCGCGACCTCGGGCTGCTGCTCGACGCCATGGCCGGGCCGGACCCGCTCACGCTCGGCGTGGCGTACGGGGTGACGCTGCCGCCCGCCCGCCACGAGCGGCTCCGCGACTTCCGGGTCCTGGTCCTCGACGAGCATCCGCTCCTGCCGACCGGGGCCGCCGTGCGGGCGGGCGTCGAGCGGGTGGCGGAGGCGCTGGCCGACGGCGGCGCCCGTGTCGAGCGGCAGAGCGCGCTCCTGCCCGACCTGGCCGAAGCCGCCCTGCTGTACATGCAGTTGCTCGCCTCGGGCTCCACCGTCCACTTCCCCGTCGCGGCGTACGAGGAGGTGCGCGCCCACGCCGCCGGGCTCGGCGCGGACGACCTCAGCCTGGACGCGGCGCGGCTGCGGGGCATGGTGCTCAGCCACCGCGACTGGCTCGCGGCGAACCATCTCCGCGAGGTTCACCGCCAGGGCTGGCGACGCCTCTTCGCGGAGTTCGACGCCGTCGTCTGCCCCGTCTCGCCCACGCCCGCGTTCCCGCACGACCACTACCCCGATCCGCTGCGGCGTCGGCTGGACATCGACGGCGTCGCGTACCCGTACTTCGACCAGCTCGTCTGGGCCGGGCTGGCCACCATGCCGGGGCTGCCCGCCACCGCCGTACCGGCGGGCCGCTCCCCCGAAGGGCTACCGGTCGGGGTGCAGCTCATCGGCCCCATGTACGAGGACCGCACCCCGCTGAAGCTGGCCGAACTGCTGGAGCAGCGCATCGGCGGCTTCCGGGCACCGGTGCGGTAG
- a CDS encoding ABC transporter permease, with product MSTSTLTRRKSGAPGTASPAARRGPVRVLLRLHRKALWVAGGLLVLGIGIVVALRVWMASAKELCPDGDITPCGGPVYQPSYARTATEVFLSEGGTVLLVLAALVGLFVAGPLIARELENGTFRHAWTQSVSPAHWLAARLAVPAVLVVSGLAVLIAVYRWGLWALRGFPYSSAPHWYDSGAFPGTGPALLGYALLAVAVGALFAVLVRRALLAMSLTALVLGAIAVGLGKRRYRLWPGELREGAAAQTYANGDWPLENGMLTTSGDRLYWQDCLFSTWDDTQACMRARGGVTPFAEVHPASHYWPLQLVETGILLALAALALFAAFRVLRRLHG from the coding sequence ATGAGCACGAGCACCCTGACCCGCCGGAAGTCCGGCGCCCCCGGCACCGCGTCACCGGCCGCCCGGCGCGGCCCCGTCCGCGTACTGCTGCGCCTGCACCGCAAAGCCCTGTGGGTGGCGGGCGGGCTCCTGGTCCTCGGCATCGGCATCGTCGTGGCGCTCCGCGTCTGGATGGCGTCCGCGAAGGAACTCTGCCCCGACGGTGACATCACGCCGTGCGGCGGCCCCGTGTACCAGCCCAGCTACGCCCGTACGGCCACCGAGGTCTTCCTCTCCGAGGGCGGCACGGTGCTGCTGGTACTGGCCGCACTGGTCGGCCTCTTCGTAGCGGGCCCGCTGATCGCCCGCGAACTGGAGAACGGCACCTTCCGGCACGCCTGGACCCAGTCGGTCTCCCCGGCCCACTGGCTCGCCGCCCGGCTGGCCGTGCCCGCCGTCCTCGTGGTCAGCGGGCTGGCCGTCCTGATCGCCGTCTACCGCTGGGGGCTGTGGGCGCTGCGCGGGTTCCCGTACTCCTCCGCCCCTCACTGGTACGACTCCGGGGCCTTCCCCGGAACCGGCCCCGCCCTGCTCGGCTACGCCCTGCTCGCCGTGGCGGTCGGCGCCCTGTTCGCGGTCCTCGTCCGCCGTGCCCTGCTCGCCATGTCCCTCACCGCCCTCGTCCTCGGGGCGATCGCTGTCGGGCTCGGCAAGCGGCGGTACCGGCTCTGGCCCGGCGAACTCCGCGAGGGCGCCGCCGCCCAGACGTACGCCAACGGCGACTGGCCGCTGGAGAACGGCATGCTCACCACCTCGGGAGATCGGCTGTACTGGCAGGACTGCCTCTTCAGTACCTGGGACGACACCCAGGCCTGCATGCGCGCCCGGGGCGGGGTCACCCCCTTCGCCGAGGTGCACCCGGCCTCCCACTACTGGCCCCTCCAGCTCGTCGAGACCGGCATCCTGCTCGCCCTCGCCGCGCTCGCCCTGTTCGCCGCCTTCCGGGTCCTGCGCCGCCTCCACGGCTGA
- a CDS encoding ALF repeat-containing protein has product MKLSRIAIAVTTALAPAVLLASPAFADTNQVAASTANPPAPTAPDREAAEDSAEDQAEQDRKTILAIIADPMASEYMKEAGHKAIADGPAAMRTFIETDQHSIRLDDYRIAIMRLLHSAGPSLKEGVKDFLKTDGRTLADLRHFYEVTQHELRDIDNRVEIARLANTAGAALKEAAKKALLGTPADRIAFLEQGRHIAQAEDDRVELARIDEGWDGPILSEAISKLLNGSPTPAELRHFLEVTQHELRDQDNRVEIAQIIDEGGPELVKAGRAALAGTPADRAAFLLTGQHEARKKDEKTQQEKDQDKNDNKNDGQKDQDGSGPGSDGKENTGTGAGNTAVAPQSVSGTQLASTGAGDTPVIAVGAGAALMGGAGLLLAARMRRQASGN; this is encoded by the coding sequence GTGAAGTTGTCCCGAATTGCCATAGCTGTGACTACCGCCCTGGCTCCGGCCGTCCTCCTCGCGTCGCCGGCGTTCGCCGACACGAACCAGGTCGCCGCGTCCACCGCCAACCCGCCGGCTCCGACCGCGCCCGACCGCGAGGCCGCGGAAGACTCCGCCGAGGACCAGGCGGAACAGGACCGCAAGACCATCCTCGCGATCATCGCCGACCCGATGGCCAGCGAGTACATGAAGGAAGCCGGCCACAAGGCCATCGCCGACGGCCCCGCGGCCATGCGCACGTTCATCGAGACCGATCAGCACAGCATCCGTCTCGACGACTACCGGATCGCCATCATGAGGCTCCTGCACTCCGCGGGCCCCAGCCTGAAGGAGGGAGTAAAGGACTTCCTCAAGACCGACGGGCGGACCTTGGCAGACCTCCGCCACTTCTACGAAGTCACCCAGCACGAGCTCCGCGACATCGACAACAGGGTCGAGATCGCCCGCCTGGCCAACACCGCCGGTGCCGCGCTGAAGGAAGCCGCCAAGAAGGCGCTCTTGGGCACCCCTGCGGACCGCATCGCCTTCCTGGAACAGGGTCGCCACATCGCGCAGGCCGAGGACGACCGGGTCGAGCTCGCGCGGATCGACGAGGGCTGGGACGGTCCCATTCTCAGCGAAGCGATCAGCAAGCTTCTGAACGGCTCCCCGACACCGGCCGAACTGCGCCATTTCCTGGAGGTGACGCAGCACGAGCTGCGGGACCAGGACAACCGCGTAGAGATCGCCCAAATCATCGACGAGGGCGGCCCCGAGCTCGTCAAGGCCGGCCGTGCCGCTCTGGCGGGCACCCCCGCCGACCGTGCCGCGTTCTTGCTCACCGGTCAGCACGAGGCCAGGAAGAAGGACGAGAAGACCCAGCAGGAGAAGGACCAGGACAAGAACGACAACAAGAACGACGGCCAGAAGGACCAGGACGGCTCCGGGCCCGGGAGCGACGGCAAGGAGAACACGGGAACAGGCGCTGGCAACACGGCCGTGGCCCCGCAGAGCGTCAGCGGCACTCAGCTGGCCTCCACCGGCGCGGGCGACACCCCCGTGATCGCGGTAGGGGCGGGCGCCGCGCTCATGGGTGGCGCGGGCTTGCTGCTCGCCGCCCGGATGCGCCGCCAGGCCTCCGGCAACTGA
- a CDS encoding GntR family transcriptional regulator, translated as MAESAAVEFRIDRRSGVATYLQIVQQTKQALRLGVLEPGDRLPTAREVVEATAINPNTVLKAYRELEREGLVEARRGLGTFVRRTLGGAAGASAADSPLRTELADWARRARSAGLEKDDVGALFTAVLESTYEGIHEGTHGGPCGGAHGEGTSEGTHDTTTPTSTTHQGDQDR; from the coding sequence ATGGCAGAGTCCGCAGCGGTCGAGTTCCGCATCGACCGGCGCAGCGGCGTCGCCACCTACCTCCAGATCGTCCAGCAGACGAAACAGGCCCTGCGCCTGGGCGTTCTGGAGCCGGGGGACCGACTCCCCACCGCCCGCGAGGTCGTCGAGGCCACCGCCATCAACCCGAACACCGTCCTCAAGGCCTACCGGGAGCTGGAGCGCGAGGGGCTCGTCGAGGCGCGGCGCGGGCTCGGCACCTTCGTCCGCCGGACGCTCGGCGGCGCGGCCGGGGCCTCCGCCGCCGACTCGCCGCTGCGCACCGAACTCGCCGACTGGGCCCGCCGGGCACGGTCGGCCGGGCTGGAGAAGGACGACGTCGGCGCGCTCTTCACGGCCGTACTGGAGAGCACGTACGAGGGCATCCACGAGGGCACTCACGGAGGCCCGTGCGGGGGCGCTCACGGCGAAGGAACGTCCGAGGGCACGCACGACACCACCACGCCGACCAGCACCACACACCAGGGGGACCAGGACCGATGA
- the mshD gene encoding mycothiol synthase, with protein MTTDAPLPSPGREIQALDALDPAQADAVLELLGEAARFDGRQAVSEQGRLRIRGGHRVGVRHFLLISEGSLAGYAQLEDTDPVEAPAAELVVHPERRGTGHGRALGAALLAATGKRLRVWAHGGSSAARHLAQVLGLSLFRELRQLRRGLVPLDLAEPVLPEGVTVRTFEPGRDDAAWLAVNRAAFAHHPEQGSLTQQDLDDRKAEPWFDPKGFFLAERDGEIVGFHWTKVHAEEQLGEVYVVGVLPDAQGGGLGKALTAIGLRHLAAQGLPTAMLYVDADNTAAVTVYERIGFTTHEVDLMYRTES; from the coding sequence ATGACGACTGACGCACCCCTCCCCTCCCCCGGGCGCGAGATCCAGGCGCTCGACGCACTCGACCCCGCACAGGCCGACGCCGTCCTCGAACTCCTCGGTGAGGCGGCCCGGTTCGACGGCAGGCAGGCGGTCTCCGAGCAGGGAAGGCTCCGGATCCGCGGCGGACACCGCGTCGGTGTCCGCCACTTCCTGCTCATCAGCGAGGGGAGCCTCGCCGGTTACGCGCAGTTGGAGGACACCGACCCGGTCGAGGCCCCGGCCGCCGAGCTGGTCGTCCACCCCGAGCGCCGCGGCACCGGCCACGGGCGGGCCCTGGGCGCCGCGCTCCTCGCCGCGACCGGCAAGCGGCTGCGGGTCTGGGCACACGGCGGCAGTTCGGCGGCCCGGCACCTGGCCCAGGTGCTCGGCCTCTCCCTCTTCCGCGAGCTGCGCCAGCTCCGCCGCGGCCTGGTCCCCCTCGACCTGGCGGAGCCCGTACTGCCCGAAGGCGTCACCGTACGGACCTTCGAGCCGGGCCGGGACGACGCCGCCTGGCTCGCCGTGAACCGCGCCGCCTTCGCCCACCACCCCGAGCAGGGCTCCCTGACCCAGCAGGACCTGGACGACCGCAAGGCCGAGCCGTGGTTCGACCCGAAGGGGTTCTTCCTGGCCGAGCGGGACGGGGAGATCGTGGGCTTCCACTGGACGAAGGTGCACGCGGAGGAGCAGCTGGGCGAGGTGTACGTCGTCGGCGTGCTCCCCGACGCCCAGGGCGGCGGCCTCGGCAAGGCGCTCACCGCGATCGGTCTGCGCCACCTGGCCGCCCAGGGGCTGCCCACCGCGATGCTCTACGTCGACGCGGACAACACGGCGGCCGTGACGGTCTACGAGCGGATCGGCTTCACCACCCATGAGGTGGACCTGATGTACCGCACGGAGTCCTGA
- a CDS encoding MerR family transcriptional regulator has product MPPRSTRPTDNLDDDDYPAYTMGRAAEMLSTSPAFLRALGENRLITPLRSEGGHRRYSRYQLRIAARARELVDQGTKIEDACRIVILEDQLEEAQRINEELRAARAR; this is encoded by the coding sequence ATGCCCCCTCGCAGTACCCGCCCCACCGACAACCTGGACGACGACGACTACCCCGCCTACACCATGGGCCGGGCCGCCGAGATGCTCTCCACCTCGCCCGCCTTCCTCCGCGCGCTCGGCGAGAACCGCCTGATCACCCCGCTGCGCTCCGAAGGCGGCCACCGCCGCTACTCCCGCTACCAGTTGCGCATCGCCGCCCGCGCCCGGGAACTCGTCGACCAGGGCACCAAGATCGAGGACGCCTGCCGCATCGTCATCCTCGAGGACCAGCTCGAAGAGGCCCAGCGCATCAACGAGGAACTGCGCGCCGCACGGGCGCGGTGA
- a CDS encoding aminotransferase class IV yields MATLDGGPATADDLLPLALTNLGHFTTFRVDADGTVRGLSRHLDRLVRDCAAVFGVPLDTNRVRDFVRRALAERELPCVVRVTVHDPAVDLTRPADADTPRVLVSVRRAGPLLAVPAPPLRARSVTYERDLPQVKHTGLFGALHARRAAQLAGYDDALFVGRDGHVTEGATWNVGFIDRDGTVLWPRSGVLPGVTTALLREHPTPPAEHRDADLTLEDARVMAAAFATNAGIGVRPLAAIDGTGFAAEHPLLDRLREAYLSIPGEAP; encoded by the coding sequence ATGGCGACACTCGACGGAGGGCCCGCAACGGCCGACGACCTGCTGCCCCTGGCCCTCACCAACCTGGGCCACTTCACCACCTTCCGCGTCGACGCCGACGGCACGGTCCGCGGCCTCTCCCGCCACCTGGACCGCCTCGTCAGGGACTGCGCGGCCGTCTTCGGCGTACCCCTGGACACCAACCGCGTACGGGACTTCGTCCGCCGGGCCCTGGCGGAACGGGAGCTGCCCTGCGTCGTCCGCGTCACGGTCCACGACCCGGCGGTGGACCTGACCCGACCGGCGGACGCCGACACGCCCCGCGTCCTGGTCTCCGTACGCCGGGCCGGTCCCCTGCTCGCCGTACCAGCTCCGCCGCTGCGGGCCAGGAGCGTCACGTACGAGCGCGACCTCCCCCAGGTCAAGCACACCGGGCTGTTCGGCGCCCTGCACGCCCGGCGCGCGGCGCAGCTCGCCGGGTACGACGACGCCCTGTTCGTCGGCCGCGACGGGCACGTGACCGAGGGCGCCACCTGGAACGTCGGCTTCATCGACCGGGACGGCACCGTGCTGTGGCCTCGATCCGGCGTACTGCCCGGCGTGACGACGGCCCTGCTGCGCGAGCACCCGACACCGCCCGCTGAACACCGCGACGCGGACCTGACGTTGGAGGACGCCCGCGTGATGGCGGCCGCCTTCGCGACGAACGCGGGCATCGGCGTCCGCCCCCTGGCGGCCATCGACGGCACCGGGTTCGCCGCCGAACACCCGCTGCTGGACCGCCTCCGCGAGGCCTATCTGTCGATTCCCGGCGAGGCGCCGTAG